Proteins encoded in a region of the Zea mays cultivar B73 chromosome 4, Zm-B73-REFERENCE-NAM-5.0, whole genome shotgun sequence genome:
- the LOC100281349 gene encoding photosystem II core complex proteins psbY codes for MATIATMALLKPARIVARSAPPSTSGSVSLRVPARAKKAAVSASVSSALAGAFFSALASSDAALAAQRVADVAAAADSGSDNRGQLLLFVVAPAIGWVLYNILQPALNQLNRMRSQAVVAGLGLGAAAAGMAAAPEASAAAAAQDLAALAAAAAAAAPADDNRGLLLLIVVTPAIGWVLFNILQPALNQINRMKSD; via the coding sequence ATGGCGACCATAGCCACGATGGCCCTGCTGAAGCCCGCCAGGATCGTGGCGCGGTCGGCGCCGCCGTCCACCAGCGGCAGCGTCTCGCTGCGCGTCCCGGCGCGGGCCAAGAAGGCCGCGGTGTCCGCGTCCGTGTCGTCCGCGCTGGCGGGCGCCTTCTTCTCGGCGCTGGCGTCGTCGGACGCGGCGCTGGCGGCGCAGCGCGTGGCGGACGTGGCGGCGGCGGCCGACTCCGGGAGCGACAACCGCGGGCAGCTGCTGCTCTTCGTGGTGGCGCCCGCCATCGGGTGGGTGCTCTACAACATCCTGCAGCCGGCGCTGAACCAGCTCAACCGCATGCGCAGCCAGGCCGTGGTCGCCGGCCTGGGcctcggcgccgccgccgccgggatgGCGGCCGCGCCCGaggcctccgccgccgccgcggcgcaGGACCTCGCCGCTCTCGCCGCTGCTGCGGCTGCGGCCGCGCCCGCCGACGACAACCGGGGGCTCCTGCTGCTCATCGTCGTCACGCCCGCCATCGGCTGGGTGCTCTTCAACATCCTCCAGCCGGCGCTCAACCAGATCAACCGCATGAAGTCCGACTGA
- the LOC100277302 gene encoding uncharacterized protein LOC100277302 produces MARGQRRRRRRRPEPRARASGKGKKARYLSLSDLMVKAEVGATPPRSGCEEAGVKPEEEDARGDGQQRQVEPFAPHHHHEASTLFEALPAPSLSDILGPSPSPSPDGAGSGASGLPGADEEDLPRRALRGRERWVYCSGDSSFSPASTPPATATATTSSPSPPCSSSAASTGASARSLLLKLDYEEILAAWADRGPLYIGAGSDLQLDAAQVASGRAERVRRYKEKRRRRLFAKRIRYEVRRANAVKRPRFKGRFIKEEDDEGELRPTQPASFSLLLPSSPASSPCVSLHGKRTR; encoded by the exons ATGGCCCGTGGCCagcggcggcggaggcggcggagGCCGGAGCCGCGGGCGAGGGCCAGTGGCAAGGGGAAGAAGGCCAGGTACCTGAGCCTCAGCGACCTCATGGTTAAGGCGGAGGTGGGAGCGACGCCGCCGCGGTCCGGGTGCGAGGAGGCGGGCGTGAAGCCTGAGGAGGAGGACGCCCGCGGCGACGGGCAGCAGCGGCAGGTGGAGCCGTTCGCGCCGCACCACCACCACGAGGCGTCCACCCTGTTCGAGGCCCTGCCGGCGCCTTCGCTCTCCGACATCCTCggcccgtcgccgtcgccgtcgcccgaCGGGGCCGGCTCCGGGGCCTCGGGGCTCCCGGGCGCCGACGAGGAGGACCTGCCGCGCCGCGCGCTGCGGGGCAGGGAGCGCTGGGTGTACTGCAGCGGCGACTCCTCGTTCTCGCCGGCGTCCACGCCGCCCGCCACCGCCACGGCCACCAcgtcgtcgccgtcgccgccgtGCTCGTCGTCCGCCGCGAGCACGGGCGCGTCGGCGCGCTCGCTGCTGCTCAAGCTGGATTACGAGGAGATCCTCGCGGCCTGGGCGGACCGGGGGCCGCTCTACATCGGCGCCGGCAGCGACCTGCAACTCGACGCA GCGCAGGTGGCTTCGGGGAGGGCGGAGAGGGTGAGGCGGTACAAGGAGAAGCGGCGGAGGCGGCTCTTCGCGAAGCGGATCCGCTACGAGGTTCGCCGGGCCAATGCCGTCAAGCGGCCGCGGTTCAAG GGCCGTTTCATCAAGGAGGAGGACGACGAAGGCGAGCTCCGGCCTACACAGCCTGCCTCCTTCAGTTTGCTTCTTCCATCATCGCCAGCCTCGTCCCCGTGTGTATCACTGCATGGCAAAAGAACTCGATAG
- the LOC100283125 gene encoding COP9 signalosome complex subunit 3 translates to MESLEALVAHIQGLSGSPEELAHLHSLLKQADGEPLRAHAAALVPFLAHLSPETHSLGYLYLLEACATSSSNLSDFGGGDFLVTIGGFLTACSADQIRLAPDKFLNVCRVLKDQVMQLNMPIRGIAPLRAAVPKIQSSPEQLTPVHADYLILCLLAKQYKAGLSVLEGDIFEVDQPKDLFLYCYYGGMIYVGLKKFPKALELLHNAVTAPMSSLNAIAVEAYKKYILVSLIVNGQVPPFPKYTSISAQRSMRNHAQIYAELSTSYSNGSKTDLETFIQSNSAAFQSDNNLGLVKQVLSSMYKRNIQRLTQTYLTLSLEDIARSVQLETPRDAEMHVLRMIEDGEIHASINQKDGMVSFHEDPEQYKSVEMVEHIDTSIHRLTALSKKLASIDQNMSCDTAYLMTGRDRGRFDYDDFDSVPHKYF, encoded by the exons ATGGAGTCCCTGGAGGCCCTTGTGGCGCACATCCAAGGCCTCTCCGGCAGCCCCGAGGAGTTGGCGCACCTCCACAGCCTCCTCAAACAGGCGGACGGTGAACCCCTGCGCGCCCACGCCGCTGCTCTGGTCCCCTTCCTCGCGCACCTCAGCCCAGAGACGCACTCCCTCGGCTACCTCTACCTCCT GGAGGCGTGCGCGACCTCCAGTTCCAATCTGAGCGACTTCGGCGGCGGGGACTTCCTGGTCACCATCGGCGGCTTCCTCACCGCGTGCTCGGCGGACCAGATACGCCTGGCGCCCGACAAAT TCCTGAATGTGTGTAGGGTGCTGAAGGACCAGGTGATGCAGCTTAACATGCCCATCAGAGGGATCGCCCCGCTGCGGGCGGCCGTCCCTAAGATCCAGTCCTCGCCCGAGCAGCTGACCCCAGTCCACGCAGACTACCTTATCCTGTGCCTGCTGGCGAAGCAGTACAAGGCTGGACTCAGTGTCCTGGAAGGTGACATATTCGAAGTTGATCAACCAAAGGATCTGTTCCTCTACTGCTACTACGG AGGGATGATTTACGTTGGGCTCAAGAAGTTTCCTAAAgctctggagcttcttcacaat GCTGTTACTGCCCCAATGTCATCGTTGAACGCAATTGCTGTAGAAGCTTACAAAAAGTATATCCTAGTTTCACTCATTGTGAATGGACAG GTCCCACCATTTCCTAAGTATACATCCATATCAGCTCAAAGGAGTATGAGAAATCATGCCCAG ATTTATGCTGAGCTATCTACAAGCTATAGCAATGGTAGCAAAACTGATTTAGAGACATTCATCCAATCAAATTCAGCAGCATTTCAATCT GACAACAACCTTGGGCTGGTGAAGCAAGTGCTCTCCTCGATGTACAAACGGAACATCCAAAGGCTGACCCAGACTTACTTGACTCTTTCACTTGAAGATATTGCTAGGTCTGTTCAACTTGAAACACCAAGGGATGCTGAAATGCATGTACTTCGCATG ATCGAAGACGGAGAGATCCATGCATCCATAAACCAAAAGGATGGAATGGTCAGCTTTCATGAAGATCCTGAACAATATAAAAGTGTTGAGATGGTGGAGCATATTGACACCTCTATCCATAG ATTGACGGCATTGTCCAAGAAGTTGGCTTCAATTGATCAGAACATGTCATGTGATACTGCATATTTGATG ACGGGAAGGGATCGTGGAAGATTCGACTACGACGACTTCGACTCTGTTCCACACAAGTATTTTTGA